The Gammaproteobacteria bacterium genome window below encodes:
- a CDS encoding DUF2959 family protein, with translation MNQQSIAKLLTRAISYFFILFLIVSCSQAYYGALEKVGIHKRDIMIDRVQEAKQSQQDAKEQFRSALEEFSSVANFQGGNLEEIYKKLNKELQKSEARAEDVTTRIDSVEDVSIALFKEWEQELDQYESQKLRRQSELQLKDTKARYQQLMAAMRLAESKIEPVLKPFRDQVLFLKHNLNAKAIASLRGELVHVESDTDKLIKELETSIAEADRFIQEAGN, from the coding sequence ATGAATCAACAATCTATAGCAAAATTGCTTACTAGAGCTATAAGCTATTTTTTCATATTGTTTTTAATTGTCTCCTGCTCTCAGGCTTACTATGGTGCTTTAGAGAAGGTTGGAATACATAAACGGGATATCATGATAGACCGTGTTCAGGAAGCTAAGCAGTCACAGCAAGACGCCAAAGAACAATTTCGATCTGCACTGGAAGAATTTAGTTCTGTCGCTAATTTTCAAGGTGGTAATTTAGAAGAAATCTATAAAAAGCTTAATAAAGAATTGCAAAAGAGTGAGGCGCGAGCAGAGGATGTCACTACAAGGATAGACAGTGTTGAAGATGTGTCTATTGCTTTATTTAAAGAATGGGAGCAAGAATTAGATCAATATGAAAGTCAGAAGCTGCGTAGACAAAGTGAACTACAACTAAAAGATACTAAAGCTCGCTATCAACAGCTAATGGCCGCGATGCGTTTGGCGGAATCGAAAATTGAGCCAGTATTAAAACCATTCAGGGATCAAGTGTTGTTTCTGAAACATAACTTAAATGCAAAGGCTATCGCATCATTACGTGGCGAGCTTGTTCACGTAGAGTCTGATACTGATAAATTGATAAAAGAGCTAGAAACCTCTATAGCTGAAGCGGATCGTTTCATTCAGGAAGCTGGAAATTAA
- a CDS encoding 2Fe-2S iron-sulfur cluster binding domain-containing protein, with product MFGLGGKNKDFTVTIKNTGQTFEVKGGINLLQAAKNAGIDWPCDCKVGSCGSCRAKLVSGKVKELTDFAYTLDGDMLKNNYILACQSRLKTDLEVELDFDQGAINPDYK from the coding sequence ATGTTTGGATTAGGTGGGAAAAATAAGGACTTTACAGTTACGATTAAAAATACTGGACAAACTTTTGAAGTCAAAGGCGGCATAAATCTTTTGCAAGCTGCTAAGAACGCTGGTATTGATTGGCCCTGTGACTGCAAAGTTGGCTCATGCGGCTCATGTCGTGCCAAGCTAGTAAGCGGTAAAGTTAAAGAATTAACAGACTTCGCATACACACTCGATGGCGATATGTTAAAAAACAATTATATTCTAGCTTGTCAGTCACGTCTAAAAACAGATTTAGAAGTTGAATTGGACTTTGACCAAGGTGCAATCAATCCTGATTACAAATAA
- a CDS encoding DNA polymerase IV translates to MKHERLLQKRWNRAIVFVDMDAFFASIEQNARPELRGKPIGITNGLTGTCFITCSYEARKYGIKTGTRLKEARYLCPHVQQIPARAELYAKVSTEIMSALQTVTPDIEIFSVDEAFLDVTNCQGLYKNPIDAGELAKKIVYEVAGITCSVGVSGDKVTAKHAAKLIKPDGLLVVPPWLARAHLKDVPVRELSGIAGGIGEFLNDRQVYVCGDMAKLPIGELARRFGNIGRRIWYMAQGLDTEPLNRTVAAPKSIGHGKVMPPNTKNLSVLKTYLHHMSEKVAARLRKHALEARSFFIGFRIKNAKHKWLAGKFQTEEPTNDGQKIWMLAKKLLDRWNGEGVFQVQITAMDLRPSGNQLSFFDVLDEQRQCLNRALDQINERFGEFAVAPATLLQRSDMPNVIAPSWKPTGHRKTV, encoded by the coding sequence ATGAAGCATGAGAGGTTGCTTCAGAAGCGTTGGAATCGAGCGATTGTTTTTGTTGACATGGATGCTTTTTTTGCCAGTATTGAGCAAAATGCACGTCCTGAGCTACGCGGCAAACCCATTGGAATCACCAATGGTTTAACAGGGACATGCTTTATAACGTGCTCATATGAGGCAAGAAAGTATGGAATAAAAACAGGTACGCGTCTTAAAGAAGCGCGGTATTTGTGCCCTCACGTTCAGCAAATCCCTGCTAGAGCAGAACTATATGCCAAGGTTTCTACTGAAATCATGTCGGCATTACAAACCGTAACGCCTGATATAGAAATATTTTCAGTAGATGAAGCTTTTCTTGATGTTACTAATTGCCAAGGCTTATATAAAAATCCCATTGATGCTGGAGAGCTCGCTAAGAAAATTGTTTACGAAGTAGCGGGAATTACTTGTAGCGTAGGGGTTAGTGGTGACAAAGTTACTGCCAAACATGCCGCGAAACTAATAAAACCAGATGGTCTTTTAGTGGTTCCACCCTGGTTAGCGCGCGCGCATTTAAAAGATGTTCCGGTTAGGGAGCTTTCTGGTATTGCAGGGGGCATTGGAGAATTTCTTAACGACAGACAAGTATATGTTTGCGGTGATATGGCTAAGCTGCCGATAGGAGAATTAGCAAGGCGTTTTGGAAATATAGGGCGACGTATCTGGTATATGGCGCAAGGCTTAGATACTGAACCTTTAAATAGAACGGTAGCAGCGCCAAAATCTATTGGGCATGGGAAAGTTATGCCACCTAATACTAAAAACCTTAGTGTGTTAAAAACATATTTGCATCATATGAGTGAAAAAGTTGCGGCGCGTTTACGCAAGCATGCATTAGAGGCACGTAGTTTTTTTATTGGGTTTCGCATTAAGAATGCTAAACATAAGTGGTTAGCAGGAAAATTTCAGACAGAAGAGCCTACTAATGACGGGCAAAAGATTTGGATGCTTGCCAAGAAATTGTTGGATCGTTGGAACGGCGAGGGGGTATTTCAAGTGCAGATCACTGCGATGGACCTACGGCCAAGCGGAAATCAGTTGTCATTTTTTGATGTGCTGGATGAGCAGCGTCAGTGTCTTAATCGAGCCCTGGATCAGATAAACGAGCGTTTTGGGGAATTCGCTGTGGCCCCGGCTACTTTATTGCAGCGCTCTGATATGCCGAATGTCATTGCGCCTTCGTGGAAACCGACAGGGCACCGTAAAACAGTATGA
- a CDS encoding PAS domain-containing protein translates to MPTKSSSKLGGLKKLTSGLLSSVGNSAPIELMCRFDGRIIEANEATRSLAKSLDAPKVNRLLPDDHFELVSRALHSGDVIVAANRIYGYEFEWKYYLDQRNKVIRIESIKYKQNLKNLDTAASDFITDESWAGFIDSIPVAVCVTENNSDEIKYINQLAVRILNISAGREAKIRLRDVFTDTKSIKKINELLVEQGFVRDLRVSTQGKNNSRWDKDEK, encoded by the coding sequence ATGCCTACAAAATCTAGTTCAAAATTAGGTGGTTTAAAAAAGCTCACTAGCGGTTTGTTGTCGAGTGTGGGGAATTCTGCGCCTATTGAACTAATGTGTCGATTTGATGGGCGAATAATTGAAGCAAACGAAGCTACACGCTCATTAGCAAAATCGTTAGATGCACCAAAAGTTAACCGTCTCCTTCCTGATGATCATTTCGAGTTAGTGAGTCGAGCGTTGCATAGTGGTGATGTGATAGTTGCAGCGAATCGCATTTATGGATATGAGTTTGAATGGAAATATTATCTAGATCAAAGAAATAAAGTCATTCGGATTGAAAGTATTAAGTACAAACAAAATCTTAAAAATTTAGACACAGCAGCTTCAGATTTTATAACAGATGAAAGTTGGGCAGGTTTCATTGATTCAATTCCTGTCGCTGTATGCGTGACTGAAAATAATAGTGACGAAATCAAATATATTAACCAACTTGCAGTACGTATTTTAAATATTAGCGCAGGTCGTGAAGCTAAAATTAGATTGAGAGATGTTTTTACAGATACAAAATCGATCAAAAAAATTAATGAATTACTTGTTGAGCAAGGATTTGTCAGAGACCTAAGAGTTTCTACACAAGGAAAGAACAATAGTCGTTGGGATAAAGATGAAAAATAG
- a CDS encoding peptidoglycan DD-metalloendopeptidase family protein, whose protein sequence is MRLLHPLIQIVLTYFLTYSLLAGEEAPELSGDFIQGGLVIGHITPGYKVKINDHSVRVSVNGEFIIGFGRDYPANAELRVTRQDGSEYHHILQIEQREYKIQRINGLPKAQVSPNEKALERIKQESKNISRARSLDEERIDFKAEFIWPIKGPITGVYGSQRILNGEPRQPHYGIDVAAPTGAPVIAPAAGVVTYADNMYFSGGTLVLDHGHHLSSSFLHLDKILVQVGDRIKQGEKIALVGATGRVTGAHLDWRMNWHGQRIDPGLLMDEFHENK, encoded by the coding sequence ATGCGTTTACTGCATCCATTAATTCAAATTGTATTAACATATTTTTTAACTTACAGCTTGTTAGCGGGCGAAGAGGCTCCAGAGCTATCGGGTGATTTTATTCAAGGCGGCTTAGTGATTGGCCACATAACGCCTGGCTATAAGGTAAAAATTAATGACCATAGTGTGCGGGTCTCAGTTAATGGAGAATTTATTATTGGCTTTGGGCGAGACTATCCTGCTAATGCAGAATTAAGGGTAACAAGACAAGATGGCAGTGAATATCACCATATTCTGCAGATTGAACAGCGCGAGTATAAGATTCAACGTATTAATGGTCTGCCTAAAGCGCAAGTCAGTCCTAATGAAAAAGCCTTAGAACGCATTAAGCAAGAAAGTAAAAACATTTCCCGTGCGCGCAGTCTAGATGAAGAACGTATAGACTTTAAAGCCGAATTTATTTGGCCTATCAAAGGTCCGATTACTGGTGTGTATGGAAGTCAGCGTATACTTAATGGAGAGCCGAGACAGCCGCATTACGGCATTGATGTTGCAGCGCCTACAGGCGCTCCTGTGATAGCCCCAGCGGCCGGGGTGGTTACTTATGCGGACAATATGTATTTTTCTGGTGGCACCCTAGTGTTAGATCACGGCCACCATTTATCCTCATCATTTCTGCATCTCGACAAGATACTTGTACAGGTGGGTGATCGAATCAAACAGGGAGAAAAAATTGCACTTGTTGGTGCAACCGGTAGAGTTACGGGTGCACATTTGGATTGGCGCATGAATTGGCATGGACAACGAATTGATCCAGGACTGTTGATGGATGAATTCCATGAGAATAAGTAA
- the lexA gene encoding repressor LexA, with the protein MLTEREQTTLQFIQSYIAKHAKAPLLTEIAEGLGIQSKGVAHRYVSTLEEQGYIRRHQKHRGIELEGHPDCDELPLLGRIAAGKPIEAIENRELINFANLLGGPNRYVLQVKGHSMIDEGIRSGDLVVIEQSSTARSNQIVVALIDDNEATLKRIKFPSRDVIRLIPANKNMQPKEYPANRVSIQGVLVGQVRMYE; encoded by the coding sequence ATGCTAACCGAACGCGAACAAACCACACTACAGTTCATTCAAAGCTATATAGCTAAGCACGCTAAGGCGCCACTGCTTACTGAAATTGCTGAAGGCTTAGGCATTCAGTCTAAAGGTGTGGCGCATCGCTATGTATCTACATTGGAAGAACAGGGTTATATACGCCGGCATCAAAAACATCGTGGCATCGAATTGGAAGGCCATCCTGATTGCGATGAATTACCACTTTTAGGACGCATTGCTGCCGGCAAACCCATAGAAGCGATTGAAAATCGCGAACTTATTAATTTTGCAAACTTATTAGGTGGCCCCAACCGTTATGTATTGCAAGTGAAAGGCCACTCTATGATTGACGAAGGTATTCGTAGTGGTGACCTTGTGGTAATTGAGCAATCCAGTACTGCGCGTAGCAACCAGATTGTAGTGGCGTTGATTGATGACAACGAAGCGACATTAAAAAGAATTAAATTTCCGAGTCGCGATGTAATTCGTTTAATTCCTGCCAATAAAAACATGCAACCTAAAGAATATCCAGCTAATCGAGTATCTATCCAAGGTGTATTGGTTGGGCAAGTAAGAATGTATGAATGA
- a CDS encoding DUF2892 domain-containing protein, with amino-acid sequence MTVNVGDTDRMFRILIGLLLIGLALALGGAWWFGMIGIIPVFTGLTGWCPGYLPFGVSTCN; translated from the coding sequence ATGACAGTAAATGTTGGCGATACCGATCGCATGTTCAGAATATTAATTGGCCTATTGTTAATTGGCTTGGCGCTTGCCCTTGGTGGCGCATGGTGGTTTGGCATGATCGGAATCATACCTGTTTTTACAGGTTTAACAGGGTGGTGCCCAGGTTACCTTCCTTTTGGAGTTTCGACCTGTAATTAA
- a CDS encoding MarR family transcriptional regulator, with protein sequence MGKLTEISRVVVNKVGKKRTFLLLHEKYMNISEEENNFTKRVLESGIPTNDADIITYIETIHSIAKKKTTGFLKKHQVNYQQWRILKAIYLELAITPAKVSAATFTDSGTISRQLELLESKELVKREHSKQDRRVVNLKLTSKGEHIASDGIQYSEQLIHCVREEIGDDKTEEFHRALIGALKCSAFSSGK encoded by the coding sequence ATGGGAAAACTAACTGAGATTAGTAGAGTTGTTGTTAATAAGGTTGGTAAAAAAAGGACATTTTTACTACTACATGAGAAATACATGAACATTTCAGAAGAAGAAAATAATTTTACAAAACGCGTACTAGAAAGTGGAATACCGACTAATGACGCAGATATCATTACGTATATAGAAACAATACACAGCATTGCCAAGAAAAAAACCACCGGGTTTCTAAAAAAACACCAGGTTAATTACCAACAGTGGCGCATCTTAAAGGCAATCTATCTTGAGCTCGCAATCACGCCAGCAAAAGTATCTGCAGCAACGTTTACTGACTCCGGCACTATCAGTAGACAGCTTGAGCTTCTAGAATCCAAAGAGCTAGTAAAAAGAGAACACAGCAAACAAGATCGACGTGTAGTCAATCTTAAACTTACCTCTAAGGGCGAACATATAGCCAGTGATGGTATTCAATATAGTGAACAATTAATTCACTGCGTGCGCGAAGAAATTGGTGATGATAAAACTGAAGAATTTCATCGGGCATTAATTGGCGCACTGAAATGCTCAGCATTTAGTTCTGGAAAATAA
- a CDS encoding DUF4396 domain-containing protein — MTFWNSPQTWKQSAYNTMWCLIGCSIGDFGTIAFFQFTHFNIKPLFILTLAIINGLITSIILETIILSKKGMEFKQALKTALGMSFISMISMEVAMNLSDYFLTGGAKLVWWVIPIMLLVGFLTPWPYNYWRLKKFGQACCH, encoded by the coding sequence ATGACATTTTGGAATAGTCCGCAAACCTGGAAACAAAGTGCTTACAACACGATGTGGTGTTTGATAGGTTGTTCTATCGGTGATTTTGGCACAATAGCATTTTTTCAATTCACCCATTTCAATATTAAGCCACTATTTATACTCACACTAGCGATCATCAATGGACTAATCACTAGTATCATTCTAGAAACTATTATACTTAGTAAGAAAGGCATGGAATTTAAACAAGCACTCAAGACAGCATTAGGCATGAGCTTTATTTCTATGATTTCCATGGAGGTTGCCATGAACTTAAGCGACTATTTTTTAACCGGTGGCGCAAAATTAGTTTGGTGGGTGATCCCAATTATGCTTTTAGTAGGGTTTTTAACGCCCTGGCCCTATAATTACTGGCGTCTGAAAAAGTTTGGCCAAGCTTGCTGCCACTAA
- a CDS encoding MFS transporter, with amino-acid sequence MSKELEDNSHSQFQLLKENRFRPFFLTQFFGAFNDNVFKNALFILIAFQSSYSGSNDSTNIINLAAILFITPYLLFSALAGQIADCYEKSSLIRRIKLAEIFIMLVAAFGFYFQNIPLLLFTLFLMGTQSSLFGPIKYSIIPQHLKKNELVGGNALVETATFGAILLGTMLGGILIGISSGAKLLIPCAILTLATLGFVNSLKIPLAPAVDPNLKLKWNALSETFSNLNALRENRTVFNSVLGVSWFWFLGSTYITQLPNFTRLSLGANEQVVTFFLALFCVGIGIGSLTCERLSNRTIELGLVPIGSIGLTIFGADLFFATANHTSTELVGFKEFIFNRSNWRLITDIFLLGGFGGVYIVPLYALIQARSNPKRRSRIIAGNNILNALFIIAAGLYAIVLTKAGLSIPQLFLVAAILNAIVAIYIYTLIPEFFMRFVVWILVHLVYRVKTQDLGNIPENGAAIVVCNHVSFMDALIIGGCVRRPIRFVMYHKIFNIPFLSFIFKTASAIPIAPKKENPELLEKAYKQIAKELEMGNVVGIFPEGKLTLDGKVDSFKLGIERILKETPVQVVPVALNGMWGSYFSNKHGKPVSGIPRRILAKIKLTAGKALPAGQANAANLQNIVTKLLN; translated from the coding sequence GTGTCTAAAGAACTAGAAGATAACTCACATAGCCAATTTCAACTACTTAAAGAAAATCGATTTCGTCCTTTCTTTTTGACACAGTTTTTTGGCGCCTTCAATGATAATGTTTTCAAAAATGCACTATTCATTCTAATAGCATTCCAGAGCAGCTATTCAGGCTCAAACGATTCCACCAATATTATTAACCTAGCTGCCATTCTATTTATTACACCGTATTTATTATTTTCTGCATTAGCAGGGCAAATTGCAGATTGCTATGAGAAGTCATCGTTAATCCGACGCATTAAGTTAGCAGAAATTTTCATAATGCTTGTCGCAGCATTTGGATTTTATTTTCAAAATATTCCACTGCTTTTATTTACGCTATTTTTAATGGGCACACAGTCTTCACTATTTGGTCCTATTAAATACTCCATTATCCCACAACATCTTAAGAAAAATGAACTTGTTGGCGGCAATGCATTAGTTGAAACTGCTACATTTGGTGCAATTTTGCTAGGCACAATGTTAGGAGGCATATTAATCGGTATATCGTCAGGCGCTAAACTATTAATACCTTGCGCTATTTTAACGTTAGCAACTCTAGGTTTTGTAAACAGCTTAAAGATCCCTCTTGCTCCTGCAGTTGACCCTAACCTAAAGCTTAAATGGAACGCTTTATCTGAAACATTCAGCAACCTAAATGCGTTAAGAGAAAACAGAACTGTATTTAATTCCGTGTTAGGCGTTTCATGGTTCTGGTTTCTCGGCTCAACATACATTACACAATTACCTAATTTTACACGTCTTTCATTAGGCGCTAATGAACAAGTCGTGACATTTTTCCTGGCGCTTTTTTGCGTGGGCATTGGCATTGGCTCGTTAACTTGTGAGCGACTCTCTAACCGCACTATCGAATTAGGTCTTGTGCCTATTGGCTCAATAGGACTCACCATTTTTGGTGCAGACTTATTTTTTGCTACAGCAAACCACACTTCAACAGAGCTCGTTGGGTTTAAAGAATTTATATTTAATCGTTCCAATTGGCGCTTAATCACTGATATCTTTTTATTAGGAGGCTTTGGCGGTGTCTATATCGTGCCTTTATATGCCTTAATTCAAGCCCGATCCAACCCCAAACGTCGTTCCCGCATCATTGCCGGTAATAATATTTTAAATGCCTTGTTTATTATTGCGGCTGGATTATATGCAATCGTACTGACCAAAGCTGGGCTCTCGATACCCCAGTTATTTTTAGTCGCTGCAATTTTAAATGCGATAGTTGCAATTTATATCTACACGCTAATTCCAGAATTTTTTATGCGTTTCGTAGTATGGATTTTAGTACATCTTGTATATCGCGTTAAAACACAAGATCTCGGCAATATCCCTGAAAATGGCGCAGCGATTGTCGTATGTAATCATGTTAGTTTTATGGATGCGTTAATTATCGGTGGTTGCGTACGCCGACCCATTCGTTTTGTGATGTATCATAAAATCTTTAATATTCCATTTTTAAGTTTCATATTCAAAACAGCAAGTGCTATTCCTATTGCACCGAAAAAAGAGAATCCTGAACTCTTGGAGAAAGCCTATAAGCAGATAGCCAAAGAACTGGAAATGGGAAATGTAGTTGGAATTTTCCCGGAAGGTAAACTTACCTTAGATGGTAAAGTAGATAGTTTTAAACTTGGCATCGAGCGCATACTCAAGGAAACACCTGTACAAGTGGTTCCTGTGGCACTAAATGGCATGTGGGGTAGCTATTTTAGCAATAAACATGGCAAACCAGTGAGCGGAATACCTCGTAGAATACTAGCAAAAATCAAATTAACAGCTGGAAAAGCATTGCCAGCTGGACAAGCAAATGCAGCAAACTTGCAAAACATTGTAACCAAACTACTAAATTAG
- a CDS encoding sigma-70 family RNA polymerase sigma factor translates to MSTSGLDNNGDRTLQFEAMVNAYSKDLYRFGLWLTKDAQVSEDLVQETFLRAWKAMDQLKDPKAVKSWLFTIYRRENARRFEKVRPDTSPIDDVNVDQFAQIEDSFAKTEVIALRKSLKELPAEYLDPLLLQVLGGYTCDEIGEIMDIKPGAVMTRVFRARKKLRAILEDDGSDIDEQDNVAEI, encoded by the coding sequence ATGAGCACTAGCGGTCTTGATAATAACGGCGATAGAACTTTGCAGTTTGAGGCGATGGTAAACGCTTACTCAAAGGACTTATATCGATTCGGATTATGGCTGACGAAGGATGCTCAGGTATCGGAAGACCTAGTGCAAGAGACTTTCTTGAGAGCATGGAAGGCGATGGATCAACTGAAAGATCCAAAAGCTGTAAAAAGCTGGTTATTTACGATTTATCGACGCGAGAATGCGCGCCGCTTTGAAAAGGTGAGACCTGACACCTCACCTATAGATGATGTGAACGTAGATCAGTTTGCACAGATTGAAGATAGCTTTGCGAAGACAGAAGTGATTGCCTTGCGTAAAAGTTTGAAAGAATTGCCAGCAGAGTATTTAGATCCACTGTTGCTGCAAGTTTTAGGTGGTTATACCTGTGATGAGATTGGCGAAATCATGGATATTAAGCCCGGTGCTGTGATGACACGAGTATTTCGTGCACGTAAAAAGCTACGTGCAATTTTGGAAGATGATGGTTCAGATATAGATGAGCAAGATAATGTTGCTGAAATTTAA
- a CDS encoding EAL domain-containing protein: MIQGAQEGIWEWQAGIEGSEWWSQPMYELLGLQVDECDIGLSQLQRLIHPDDREIFANAWAKLISEKGMQLLLEVRIAVKKQGYRWFLIRGTADYDYTGNAKKVVGSISDIHLQKQTQVQLAEEKDKVVATLRSIVDAVLTTNERGEVQYINQAAARFLNCTEEEAKGKHIENIIDLYEEESDKKIDNPILSCLSGSQKKNQKLNADIVTKSGAKYTVQLMVTPLISQAGRLYGAVTVMNDVTNLRLLARRLRYQASHDSLTSLINRSEFERNVRKAILNAKTKQKSSSLIYLDLDRFKMVNDLYGHAAGDELLIQFSNLVKSKLRGTDILARLGGDEFALLLTQCSISEAEEKAHEILQSIQEYKFIWEQKSFNVEASIGVAEINQKCFDLSYVLSAVDSACYLAKESGRNCVRVFREGDEDINRRRGQERWLQRFDKALNEGRLVVTAQSIINIKANKNAKVDKNGFEILIRMQDDSGRLVPPNAFLPAVERYNRAPKLDRWILDKVLFLLSENRNILSQIDKCSINLSGQSLVSEGFLPFIVAKLKEYAIEPNKICFEITETAAIANLDQATSFVQSLKDLGCYFALDDFGSGLSSFAYLKTLPVDFLKIDGMFVKDIHNDNVSRAMVKAINEMGHVLGKQTIAEYVENEEILNILKDIGVDFAQGFHAGRPEPILEFFKSSQFKVIAPKTRKLFAANG; this comes from the coding sequence GTGATCCAAGGTGCACAGGAAGGAATTTGGGAATGGCAAGCAGGTATAGAGGGTTCGGAGTGGTGGTCACAGCCAATGTACGAATTGCTTGGCTTACAAGTGGACGAATGTGACATTGGGCTCTCGCAACTTCAACGGTTAATCCATCCTGATGATCGTGAAATATTCGCTAATGCTTGGGCTAAATTGATTTCTGAAAAAGGTATGCAGCTATTACTCGAAGTACGTATTGCAGTAAAGAAACAAGGCTATAGATGGTTTTTAATTCGTGGAACTGCAGATTATGATTACACAGGAAATGCGAAGAAAGTCGTAGGTTCAATCAGTGATATACATTTGCAAAAACAAACACAAGTTCAATTAGCTGAAGAGAAAGATAAAGTAGTTGCAACTTTACGCTCGATTGTTGATGCGGTATTAACTACAAATGAGCGTGGTGAGGTGCAATATATAAATCAAGCAGCAGCTCGTTTCTTGAATTGCACAGAAGAAGAAGCGAAAGGGAAACATATAGAAAATATCATCGATCTATATGAGGAAGAATCAGATAAAAAAATAGATAATCCAATACTCTCTTGTCTATCGGGTAGCCAGAAGAAAAATCAAAAGCTCAATGCAGATATTGTCACCAAGTCTGGCGCTAAATATACCGTCCAGCTTATGGTGACTCCGCTTATTTCACAAGCAGGTAGATTATATGGTGCAGTGACTGTTATGAACGATGTTACTAATTTGCGCCTATTAGCTAGACGTTTACGTTACCAAGCAAGCCATGATTCATTGACGAGTTTGATTAATCGATCCGAGTTTGAGCGCAATGTCAGAAAAGCTATTCTCAATGCAAAAACAAAGCAAAAGAGTAGTTCACTCATCTATCTAGATCTAGATCGATTTAAAATGGTAAATGATCTATATGGACATGCTGCTGGTGATGAACTGTTGATTCAGTTTAGTAATTTAGTAAAAAGTAAACTTAGAGGTACAGATATACTTGCGCGCCTAGGTGGTGATGAATTTGCATTATTACTCACGCAATGCTCTATAAGTGAAGCAGAAGAGAAAGCGCATGAAATTTTACAATCCATTCAGGAATATAAATTTATTTGGGAACAAAAAAGTTTCAATGTTGAGGCTAGTATTGGTGTCGCAGAAATTAATCAAAAATGTTTTGACTTGTCTTACGTGTTATCTGCAGTCGACAGCGCATGTTATCTCGCTAAAGAATCTGGTAGGAATTGCGTACGTGTATTTAGGGAAGGGGATGAGGATATTAATCGTCGACGTGGACAGGAACGTTGGCTACAAAGATTTGATAAAGCACTAAACGAAGGTCGTTTAGTAGTAACTGCACAATCTATTATTAACATAAAGGCAAATAAAAATGCCAAAGTTGATAAAAATGGTTTTGAAATATTAATTAGAATGCAAGATGATAGTGGACGTTTAGTGCCACCTAATGCATTTTTGCCAGCAGTTGAGCGTTATAATCGAGCACCTAAACTTGATAGGTGGATATTAGACAAAGTTTTATTTCTTCTATCAGAGAATAGAAATATACTGTCTCAAATTGATAAGTGTTCGATCAATTTGTCAGGTCAATCTCTAGTATCAGAAGGGTTTTTGCCATTTATAGTGGCGAAATTAAAAGAGTATGCAATAGAGCCTAATAAAATATGTTTCGAAATAACAGAAACTGCTGCTATTGCAAATTTAGATCAAGCTACCTCTTTTGTGCAAAGCCTTAAGGATCTTGGTTGTTACTTTGCATTGGATGATTTTGGTTCTGGATTGTCTTCATTTGCATATTTGAAAACTCTGCCTGTAGATTTCTTAAAAATTGATGGTATGTTTGTTAAAGACATTCATAATGACAATGTAAGCCGTGCCATGGTTAAAGCTATTAATGAGATGGGACATGTTCTAGGTAAACAAACTATTGCAGAATACGTTGAGAATGAAGAGATTCTAAATATTTTAAAGGATATCGGAGTAGATTTTGCCCAGGGGTTCCATGCCGGACGTCCCGAGCCGATATTAGAATTTTTTAAATCTTCGCAATTTAAGGTAATAGCGCCAAAGACGCGTAAATTATTTGCTGCAAATGGCTAA